Sequence from the Sediminitomix flava genome:
TCAATGTCTTGAGCGGCTATTTTGTTTAAAAAGACATAACGAAGGAACTTACGTAGGAATATCATTTTGGTTGAGGGGGTACCTGTTGCTTTCTTTAAACGTCCCTGCCTAAGTACATAATTTAGGTATTCTTTTATCAAAGGTACTTCTTCTAAGCCTTTCAGAAGTTTATCTATCTGCTCATCAGTTGACGTATGATGTTCTGAAATGTTTGTTACTTCTTCTTCGGATAAAAACTGACTTAAGGTTCGACATTCTTGCTTTTGGAATTGGGTGAACTGCTTGTCATTATTGATGCGGCAGAGTAAATGAGCTTTTTGATGGAAGGTTAATTTACCGTCTTTGTACTGAGTGTTTATATGCTCCCTAAAGCTCTTCATCTGGGCAGGGATATCATATAGCATACCTCCGTAACTCTCTTGGATAAAGGTAAAAAATCCATGCAAGGACTTCTTTGCCAAAAAGGTAGTTCTACCTCTAGCTCTTGCATGGTGAGTGTCACCAAACCGCTCAATGGCTTCTTCAACAGTGTATAGAGAACGGTCAAGCTCATTAATGTACATCTCTATGAGGTGGTTGATTGGGATGCTCTTTGGAAGTACTCGCTGGGTTATTCCTTGATGACCTCGAATGCTTATTGGTGTAAGATTCATAGTTGATAAATAATTTTTTTTGTAGACAGCCTAGTTAGGTATTAGAGGAGTGACAGGAACAGTGAAAATGAGTCAAATGCCCTTATCTGTCGTCATAAAACCTTTTATCCCCTTCTTGAACTATCATTATATTATTTATCTGAATCTCTCAGGTTAAACCACAAATGCCTAGCAAAAGAGAATACAATGGAGTTACAAAGTCTCCTAATTCAGTAGACGACTTTAAGTTTGAAGGCAAAAAAAGAGGCAAGTACTTGAGTAATTCTCTAATACTTGTCTCTATAATGTAGTAAATGGTGTAGCTTTCTTAGAACCTCATCTTTTGACGATTTCACCATTTATACTAAGTGTGCATCAGTTTGAGTTGATTCACTTCCTACGTACCTAATTTTGCAACCCAGTTCCTTTCATACATTTCACAAACCTCAGAAAGAATACTATCAAACTTGCTGTCACCTCCCGTTCGCTGGATGAAAATGCGGAAGCGTCTTCTTTCTTCTTTCAAGGTTTTAAGTGCAGATGGTTTATGTCTCAAGCGTTCCCAATGTTCGGGTGATTCCCATCGATATAGATGTAGTTGATCTTGTTCATTAAGCATTTCAATTTGCTCAAATGAATAATATGAGAAGGTTATCTTCTTGAAAATATCTAACCACTTTGAGAAGGCAATTTGACTCTTCACAGGATCTAATAAGTCACTCAAAAAAACAATCTCTGCCTCTTTGAAGAAGCGCATCTTACGCGCCTTTATTTCTAGGCGTATAACCTCTAGGTCTTTGATTTGAAAGACCTTTGCTTTATCGTAAACTTTTAACTCATAGTCATTCCGTTTACAAATAGTGCCTTGAAAGTTATCGTTCTTCTCAAAACTAAACTCGGCTTCTTCGGTATACTTGAAGCTCTTTAGTACCCTGGCTGTTGTATAATCAAGATAAACATTGAACCCCAATTCGATATTGGTTATCCTAGATCTGTTGATAGGTATTCCAAGAGCTTCAAGCTGTAGTAACACCTCCCTCATTTCATGATAGTTTAGATCATCATAACCAACAGCTCCTTTGTTATAGAACTTTGGTAAACTGCCCCTTACCTTTAAGAGCAAACCTTTGTCGTTGGTCTCTTTCAATTCAAACCTTAGACCTTGATAGGTAACGGCACAAGAGCCTCCCTTGACCGCTCCAGTATTGAGCGAATAGGCTCCATGGAAATCTAGGGTTTCATGATTTAACCAGAACTCCCAGTCTTGATGGGGTAGCTCAAATCTTATTCCGTCAAACATGCGATAGCTTCTTTTTTTGAAGCCTCACTGGCAAATAAAAATCTCTCTCTCATTCTCTTGAATGTATTTTTTTCCACACGAACTGAATCATGCTTTCATAATATTATCGGACAACTTATAGAAAGTACTCTGATGAGAAGAAAAAAATTTAAGTGAATTGTTATTTCGGGACAGGATAAAATAAGAAAACCGTATGTCCTAACCATCAATTAGTAGGACATACGGTTTATTTGAAGAACCAACACGAGGTATTAAGAAGCAAATCTATTTTCAACCCTTTGATGGATTAGTGCAAAGGAATTAACAAATTGCTCTACTGGCTTCATTTCCTCTGACATCTGCTTTAAAAGTTCAAGATTAGCTTTTGTTCTCACTGAACTTTCTTTGCCCCCCAAACCTTTGCTACTTGAAACCTTTCTTTCATGTACTGTTGTATTAATTTTCATAAAGGTTTCAAGTTCTGAAACTACCGTAGACATCTTATTCTTGATCTCTTCAATAACCTCTTCTACTCCGCGACCATCATATACATCTTTCCTTCTGTTCTTATCTTCATGCCCCACTATCCATGTTAGAACATCTGCATCTACTGATTGGACTTTGTGATGAGTAATAAAAGTCTTTCGCCCCCATTTCGAAGAGACTACAGAATACAGAGGCATTGTCATTAAATCATCGACTCCTCTCCTCTTTACTTTAATTTCTCGATACAAGCCTGCCATTTTACAAATCTTTTTAATTGCAATATTAAGCTTTACAAGAAGAGACTTTTCAGAGATGAAATTCGCAGAACCTTTCTTAGAATGAACTTTTGGAATACTGTAATCAAACTCATTAAATATTTGAGCTGCTAATTTACCAAAACCGTCCTTCAAAGGCACTATCATTCTATTTCCTGTCTTTTGCGAAATGAAATCCCATGTATCAAAATGAAGATCAGCTTTAGAGACATGGAGTATATCGGAGATTCGTTGTCCCGTGAAGATAGTAAGCAACAACAAATTGCGATAGAAGACCAAATCAGAATCCGTTAACTCCAATTCCATGATTTTGATAATTTCATCTAACTTAAGGTAATGCCCTACAGATTCATTTACGGATCGAACCTTAAACTCTTCTCCCATTTTGAAAAGGTCATTACTATGATAGTTACGATCATAAGACCACTTAAGGAAAGACTTGAGATTCTTCAAATACTTCTTTTTCGTCTCTGGAGACTGATTCAACGAGTCGAATGAAGCTTTGAACGTATCCAAAAAAGTAAGGTCAATAGCTTCAAACCCCAAATGGGTACCTAAGCCCACTGCCACCTTTTCTAGTCTTTCTAGAAGACGAC
This genomic interval carries:
- a CDS encoding tyrosine-type recombinase/integrase gives rise to the protein MEVKYYLKGTLDKAGFDRVYASINHPQYRTRFKSYPKGIKVRKADWDMEQQRVKGEVGKMINPKLDLIAEKVGELFEHTSSLNQKQLKDLIDSRVKNIEKSFLQHALTDFLKTKHTENRRKEYRRLLERLEKVAVGLGTHLGFEAIDLTFLDTFKASFDSLNQSPETKKKYLKNLKSFLKWSYDRNYHSNDLFKMGEEFKVRSVNESVGHYLKLDEIIKIMELELTDSDLVFYRNLLLLTIFTGQRISDILHVSKADLHFDTWDFISQKTGNRMIVPLKDGFGKLAAQIFNEFDYSIPKVHSKKGSANFISEKSLLVKLNIAIKKICKMAGLYREIKVKRRGVDDLMTMPLYSVVSSKWGRKTFITHHKVQSVDADVLTWIVGHEDKNRRKDVYDGRGVEEVIEEIKNKMSTVVSELETFMKINTTVHERKVSSSKGLGGKESSVRTKANLELLKQMSEEMKPVEQFVNSFALIHQRVENRFAS